In Solenopsis invicta isolate M01_SB unplaced genomic scaffold, UNIL_Sinv_3.0 scaffold_2876, whole genome shotgun sequence, the following are encoded in one genomic region:
- the LOC105194239 gene encoding zinc finger-containing ubiquitin peptidase 1 isoform X1, whose protein sequence is MTSSNSLKTSKFKAFKALVITTDEVYVYIQPTVVSSSTTNMYKGPRTKVKKLRNRSRQDGTKRASIVETGLNLFTWPTARKRQCVDDDKWSLLIETTPENDMMAFIDDDSLLDEHRRDECRALSPSMSLRPPHLQNGWGSSLGQHVKQQQQQQHQQQQQQQQQQQQSSRKPDVQVANPNVNNNNNNNNSNNANAVLEGAAGQGSPLRSGLNLQLRSHASPKLPVQECPMCPYSSDSPLRLEEHINRQHFDLTSPSFPPESPPSRDGVFNCPLCVTSFPNSSDLELHVNIEHKDILSPANGTSSQSDTATIGSDSTPACPVCLSTLFKNNDDLMAHIEEHFSKKSTPSPMTPDVSTDRMLAKDMERREKEVRKLREQREFEMLRAQYGMDNQGNFREQSVTNMQRAVYAGEMTVADFFERQIELRVAESSGIDDGSSCTRGLVPKVRAISQACSNVVNTWMCSTVDHYASTYGDKGWGCGYRNMQMLISSLLQHTGYNDLVYKAWSSGAGGNSSTENPQRSSMPSISRLQKMIEWAWAQGFDIQGAEQLGGKLVNTRKWIGATEVFTLLSSLRIKCQLVDFHKPTSADGGHPELFNWVLQYFQRCEEFKPPLYLQHQGHSRTIMGVEQIRDGSITMLVLDPSHSPAQMTHFNSTSSAPGAMRLVRKSTAAMKARQYQVVAVTGTMDIEAQYQQSKVLRSIRIPEDR, encoded by the exons ATGACTAGCTCGAACAGTTTAAAGACTTCAAAGTTTAAAGCATTTAAAGCGCTTGTCATTACGACTGACGaggtatatgtatacatacaacCAACGGTCGTATCATCGTCAACAACAAACATGTACAAGGGTCCCCGGACGAAAGTGAAAAAGTTGCGAAATCGATCTCGACAAGATGGGACGAAGCGTGCCAGTATCGTCGAAACTGGGCTAAATTTATTCACGTGGCCGACGGCGAGGAAACGACAATGTGTCGACGATGACAAGTGGAGTTTGTTAATTGAAAC CACTCCGGAGAATGATATGATGGCGTTCATCGACGACGACTCGCTGCTGGACGAGCACAGACGCGACGAGTGCCGGGCGCTCTCGCCGTCCATGTCCCTGCGACCACCTCATCTGCAGAATGGCTGGGGCAGCTCTCTGGGGCAGCACGTtaagcaacaacagcagcagcagcatcaacaacagcaacaacaacagcaacaacaacagcagtcGTCGAGGAAACCGGACGTCCAAGTGGCAAATCCCAACgtgaataataataacaacaataacaacagTAACAATGCCAATGCCG TGTTGGAGGGTGCAGCGGGTCAAGGTTCACCGCTGCGTTCAGGCCTAAATCTACAATTGCGCTCGCACGCTTCCCCGAAACTTCCAGTGCAGGAGTGTCCAATGTGCCCCTACAGTTCCGACAGTCCGTTGAGGCTGGAAGAGCATATCAATCGCCAACATTTTGATCTCACCTCGCCGTCCTTCCCGCCGGAGTCACCGCCGTCGCGGGATGGAGTCTTCAACTGCCCCCTTTGCGTTACGTCTTTTCCAAATTCTTCTGACCTTGAGTTACATGTCAATATCGAGCACAAAGATATACTTAG cccTGCAAATGGAACAAGCTCACAATCCGATACAGCTACCATCGGTAGTGACTCAACGCCTGCCTGTCCAGTATGTCTTagcacattatttaaaaataatgacgaCCTAATGGCACACATCGAAGAACACTTTAGCAAAAAGAGCACGCCGTCGCCCATGACGCCGGACGTGTCGACCGATCGTATGCTAGCGAAGGACAtggagaggagagaaaaggaagtgAGAAAACTGCGCGAACAGCGTGAATTCGAGATGCTGAGGGCGCAGTACGGTATGGATAATCAGGGTAACTTTAGAGAACAGAGCGTCACCAATATGCAGCGGGCTGTGTATGCAGGCGAAATGACGGTAGCCGATTTCTTTGAGAGGCAAATCGAGCTCAGAGTCGCCGAGAGTAGCGGTATCGACGATGGCAGTTCTTGTACGCGCG GGCTGGTCCCAAAAGTACGAGCCATTAGTCAGGCTTGCAGTAACGTAGTGAATACCTGGATGTGTTCCACTGTGGACCATTACGCGTCGACTTACGGCGATAAGGGGTGGGGCTGTGGATACAGAAACATGCAAATGTTAATCTCGTCTCTCTTGCAGCACACAGGATATAACGATCTGGTTTACAAAGCTTGGAGTTCTGGAGCCGGCGGTAACAGCTCTACGGAGAATCCCCAGCGCAGCTCCATGCCATCGATCTCGAGACTGCAGAAGATGATCGAATGGGCGTGGGCGCAGGGCTTTGATATCCAGGGCGCGGAACAGCTCGGTGGTAAACTCGTTAACACTAGGAAGTGGATCGGCGCCACGGAAGTATTCACGCTGCTGTCTAGTTTGAGGATAAA GTGTCAGCTGGTGGACTTTCATAAACCTACTAGCGCAGACGGCGGCCATCCCGAGTTGTTCAATTGGGTCCTACAATACTTTCAACGTTGTGAAGAGTTCAAGCCACCTCTTTATCTTCAACATCAAG GGCACAGCAGAACGATAATGGGCGTGGAGCAGATAAGGGATGGTTCGATAACCATGCTGGTACTGGATCCGAGTCATAGTCCAGCGCAAATGACACATTTTAATAGTACGAGTAGCGCGCCTGGCGCAATGAGGCTCGTACGGAAATCTACTGCGGCCATGAAGGCTAGACAGTATCAAGTTGTGGCTGTAACCGGTACTATGGATATAGAAGCGCAGTATCAG CAAAGTAAAGTATTACGATCAATACGAATTCCTGAAGACAGGTGA
- the LOC105194239 gene encoding zinc finger-containing ubiquitin peptidase 1 isoform X3 — protein sequence MASSKPPEMNYTCEICGLEGFNDEEMRSHMVQYHLQGAANCPFCDLGEISPTEMLVHVNSAHLDYLTPSTPENDMMAFIDDDSLLDEHRRDECRALSPSMSLRPPHLQNGWGSSLGQHVKQQQQQQHQQQQQQQQQQQQSSRKPDVQVANPNVNNNNNNNNSNNANAVLEGAAGQGSPLRSGLNLQLRSHASPKLPVQECPMCPYSSDSPLRLEEHINRQHFDLTSPSFPPESPPSRDGVFNCPLCVTSFPNSSDLELHVNIEHKDILSPANGTSSQSDTATIGSDSTPACPVCLSTLFKNNDDLMAHIEEHFSKKSTPSPMTPDVSTDRMLAKDMERREKEVRKLREQREFEMLRAQYGMDNQGNFREQSVTNMQRAVYAGEMTVADFFERQIELRVAESSGIDDGSSCTRGLVPKVRAISQACSNVVNTWMCSTVDHYASTYGDKGWGCGYRNMQMLISSLLQHTGYNDLVYKAWSSGAGGNSSTENPQRSSMPSISRLQKMIEWAWAQGFDIQGAEQLGGKLVNTRKWIGATEVFTLLSSLRIKCQLVDFHKPTSADGGHPELFNWVLQYFQRCEEFKPPLYLQHQGHSRTIMGVEQIRDGSITMLVLDPSHSPAQMTHFNSTSSAPGAMRLVRKSTAAMKARQYQVVAVTGTMDIEAQYQQSKVLRSIRIPEDR from the exons ATGGCGTCCAGCAAACCGCCGGAGATGAACTACACGTGCGAGATCTGCGGCCTGGAGGGATTCAACGACGAGGAGATGCGCTCGCACATGGTGCAGTACCATCTCCAGGGCGCCGCCAACTGCCCGTTTTGCGACCTCGGCGAGATCTCGCCCACGGAGATGCTGGTCCATGTTAACAGCGCTCACCTGGACTATCTAACTCCGAG CACTCCGGAGAATGATATGATGGCGTTCATCGACGACGACTCGCTGCTGGACGAGCACAGACGCGACGAGTGCCGGGCGCTCTCGCCGTCCATGTCCCTGCGACCACCTCATCTGCAGAATGGCTGGGGCAGCTCTCTGGGGCAGCACGTtaagcaacaacagcagcagcagcatcaacaacagcaacaacaacagcaacaacaacagcagtcGTCGAGGAAACCGGACGTCCAAGTGGCAAATCCCAACgtgaataataataacaacaataacaacagTAACAATGCCAATGCCG TGTTGGAGGGTGCAGCGGGTCAAGGTTCACCGCTGCGTTCAGGCCTAAATCTACAATTGCGCTCGCACGCTTCCCCGAAACTTCCAGTGCAGGAGTGTCCAATGTGCCCCTACAGTTCCGACAGTCCGTTGAGGCTGGAAGAGCATATCAATCGCCAACATTTTGATCTCACCTCGCCGTCCTTCCCGCCGGAGTCACCGCCGTCGCGGGATGGAGTCTTCAACTGCCCCCTTTGCGTTACGTCTTTTCCAAATTCTTCTGACCTTGAGTTACATGTCAATATCGAGCACAAAGATATACTTAG cccTGCAAATGGAACAAGCTCACAATCCGATACAGCTACCATCGGTAGTGACTCAACGCCTGCCTGTCCAGTATGTCTTagcacattatttaaaaataatgacgaCCTAATGGCACACATCGAAGAACACTTTAGCAAAAAGAGCACGCCGTCGCCCATGACGCCGGACGTGTCGACCGATCGTATGCTAGCGAAGGACAtggagaggagagaaaaggaagtgAGAAAACTGCGCGAACAGCGTGAATTCGAGATGCTGAGGGCGCAGTACGGTATGGATAATCAGGGTAACTTTAGAGAACAGAGCGTCACCAATATGCAGCGGGCTGTGTATGCAGGCGAAATGACGGTAGCCGATTTCTTTGAGAGGCAAATCGAGCTCAGAGTCGCCGAGAGTAGCGGTATCGACGATGGCAGTTCTTGTACGCGCG GGCTGGTCCCAAAAGTACGAGCCATTAGTCAGGCTTGCAGTAACGTAGTGAATACCTGGATGTGTTCCACTGTGGACCATTACGCGTCGACTTACGGCGATAAGGGGTGGGGCTGTGGATACAGAAACATGCAAATGTTAATCTCGTCTCTCTTGCAGCACACAGGATATAACGATCTGGTTTACAAAGCTTGGAGTTCTGGAGCCGGCGGTAACAGCTCTACGGAGAATCCCCAGCGCAGCTCCATGCCATCGATCTCGAGACTGCAGAAGATGATCGAATGGGCGTGGGCGCAGGGCTTTGATATCCAGGGCGCGGAACAGCTCGGTGGTAAACTCGTTAACACTAGGAAGTGGATCGGCGCCACGGAAGTATTCACGCTGCTGTCTAGTTTGAGGATAAA GTGTCAGCTGGTGGACTTTCATAAACCTACTAGCGCAGACGGCGGCCATCCCGAGTTGTTCAATTGGGTCCTACAATACTTTCAACGTTGTGAAGAGTTCAAGCCACCTCTTTATCTTCAACATCAAG GGCACAGCAGAACGATAATGGGCGTGGAGCAGATAAGGGATGGTTCGATAACCATGCTGGTACTGGATCCGAGTCATAGTCCAGCGCAAATGACACATTTTAATAGTACGAGTAGCGCGCCTGGCGCAATGAGGCTCGTACGGAAATCTACTGCGGCCATGAAGGCTAGACAGTATCAAGTTGTGGCTGTAACCGGTACTATGGATATAGAAGCGCAGTATCAG CAAAGTAAAGTATTACGATCAATACGAATTCCTGAAGACAGGTGA
- the LOC105194239 gene encoding zinc finger-containing ubiquitin peptidase 1 isoform X2 — protein MIDPTVRIRKAATSDILKMASSKPPEMNYTCEICGLEGFNDEEMRSHMVQYHLQGAANCPFCDLGEISPTEMLVHVNSAHLDYLTPSTPENDMMAFIDDDSLLDEHRRDECRALSPSMSLRPPHLQNGWGSSLGQHVKQQQQQQHQQQQQQQQQQQQSSRKPDVQVANPNVNNNNNNNNSNNANAVLEGAAGQGSPLRSGLNLQLRSHASPKLPVQECPMCPYSSDSPLRLEEHINRQHFDLTSPSFPPESPPSRDGVFNCPLCVTSFPNSSDLELHVNIEHKDILSPANGTSSQSDTATIGSDSTPACPVCLSTLFKNNDDLMAHIEEHFSKKSTPSPMTPDVSTDRMLAKDMERREKEVRKLREQREFEMLRAQYGMDNQGNFREQSVTNMQRAVYAGEMTVADFFERQIELRVAESSGIDDGSSCTRGLVPKVRAISQACSNVVNTWMCSTVDHYASTYGDKGWGCGYRNMQMLISSLLQHTGYNDLVYKAWSSGAGGNSSTENPQRSSMPSISRLQKMIEWAWAQGFDIQGAEQLGGKLVNTRKWIGATEVFTLLSSLRIKCQLVDFHKPTSADGGHPELFNWVLQYFQRCEEFKPPLYLQHQGHSRTIMGVEQIRDGSITMLVLDPSHSPAQMTHFNSTSSAPGAMRLVRKSTAAMKARQYQVVAVTGTMDIEAQYQQSKVLRSIRIPEDR, from the exons ATGATCGATCCGACAGTTCG GATCCGGAAGGCCGCTACCTCGGACATCCTGAAAATGGCGTCCAGCAAACCGCCGGAGATGAACTACACGTGCGAGATCTGCGGCCTGGAGGGATTCAACGACGAGGAGATGCGCTCGCACATGGTGCAGTACCATCTCCAGGGCGCCGCCAACTGCCCGTTTTGCGACCTCGGCGAGATCTCGCCCACGGAGATGCTGGTCCATGTTAACAGCGCTCACCTGGACTATCTAACTCCGAG CACTCCGGAGAATGATATGATGGCGTTCATCGACGACGACTCGCTGCTGGACGAGCACAGACGCGACGAGTGCCGGGCGCTCTCGCCGTCCATGTCCCTGCGACCACCTCATCTGCAGAATGGCTGGGGCAGCTCTCTGGGGCAGCACGTtaagcaacaacagcagcagcagcatcaacaacagcaacaacaacagcaacaacaacagcagtcGTCGAGGAAACCGGACGTCCAAGTGGCAAATCCCAACgtgaataataataacaacaataacaacagTAACAATGCCAATGCCG TGTTGGAGGGTGCAGCGGGTCAAGGTTCACCGCTGCGTTCAGGCCTAAATCTACAATTGCGCTCGCACGCTTCCCCGAAACTTCCAGTGCAGGAGTGTCCAATGTGCCCCTACAGTTCCGACAGTCCGTTGAGGCTGGAAGAGCATATCAATCGCCAACATTTTGATCTCACCTCGCCGTCCTTCCCGCCGGAGTCACCGCCGTCGCGGGATGGAGTCTTCAACTGCCCCCTTTGCGTTACGTCTTTTCCAAATTCTTCTGACCTTGAGTTACATGTCAATATCGAGCACAAAGATATACTTAG cccTGCAAATGGAACAAGCTCACAATCCGATACAGCTACCATCGGTAGTGACTCAACGCCTGCCTGTCCAGTATGTCTTagcacattatttaaaaataatgacgaCCTAATGGCACACATCGAAGAACACTTTAGCAAAAAGAGCACGCCGTCGCCCATGACGCCGGACGTGTCGACCGATCGTATGCTAGCGAAGGACAtggagaggagagaaaaggaagtgAGAAAACTGCGCGAACAGCGTGAATTCGAGATGCTGAGGGCGCAGTACGGTATGGATAATCAGGGTAACTTTAGAGAACAGAGCGTCACCAATATGCAGCGGGCTGTGTATGCAGGCGAAATGACGGTAGCCGATTTCTTTGAGAGGCAAATCGAGCTCAGAGTCGCCGAGAGTAGCGGTATCGACGATGGCAGTTCTTGTACGCGCG GGCTGGTCCCAAAAGTACGAGCCATTAGTCAGGCTTGCAGTAACGTAGTGAATACCTGGATGTGTTCCACTGTGGACCATTACGCGTCGACTTACGGCGATAAGGGGTGGGGCTGTGGATACAGAAACATGCAAATGTTAATCTCGTCTCTCTTGCAGCACACAGGATATAACGATCTGGTTTACAAAGCTTGGAGTTCTGGAGCCGGCGGTAACAGCTCTACGGAGAATCCCCAGCGCAGCTCCATGCCATCGATCTCGAGACTGCAGAAGATGATCGAATGGGCGTGGGCGCAGGGCTTTGATATCCAGGGCGCGGAACAGCTCGGTGGTAAACTCGTTAACACTAGGAAGTGGATCGGCGCCACGGAAGTATTCACGCTGCTGTCTAGTTTGAGGATAAA GTGTCAGCTGGTGGACTTTCATAAACCTACTAGCGCAGACGGCGGCCATCCCGAGTTGTTCAATTGGGTCCTACAATACTTTCAACGTTGTGAAGAGTTCAAGCCACCTCTTTATCTTCAACATCAAG GGCACAGCAGAACGATAATGGGCGTGGAGCAGATAAGGGATGGTTCGATAACCATGCTGGTACTGGATCCGAGTCATAGTCCAGCGCAAATGACACATTTTAATAGTACGAGTAGCGCGCCTGGCGCAATGAGGCTCGTACGGAAATCTACTGCGGCCATGAAGGCTAGACAGTATCAAGTTGTGGCTGTAACCGGTACTATGGATATAGAAGCGCAGTATCAG CAAAGTAAAGTATTACGATCAATACGAATTCCTGAAGACAGGTGA